In Paroedura picta isolate Pp20150507F chromosome 1, Ppicta_v3.0, whole genome shotgun sequence, the following are encoded in one genomic region:
- the LOC143832472 gene encoding SLAM family member 9-like, whose product MKMRNLWCLFFVVSLPAESFEEEKTAVKIIGILGESVTFHLKTSELSAPISWFRLRGTETTHIATVEDTQPCEVRVFFPKMKGRLDVSGDCRDLQITDLHPDDSGQYTAQMGEYLEKFMLEVYKAFEEEQNVGKIIGILGESVTFHLKTSERSDPITWLRLRGTISIHIATMQASPPCGTQVVFPKLEGRLDVSGDCRDLQITDLHPDDYGEYTAQIGEYSENFMLEVYKNLLESDLKVRCENYTCRDGNCTAQLNCSAGEWEDGVNYTWTSTSKGGKISSPVVQSPFQDGDMNYTCTAENPVSKASKTVSVKQTCEGAPVDSTSTQPSYVLMGVTTAALIAVKVLVNVFVVYMKFFSANKQKGTRGRCGESGASGRSRR is encoded by the exons ATGAAGATGAGAAACTTATGGTGTCTCTTCTTTGTTGTTTCTCTACCTGCag AATCGTTTGAAGAAGAAAAGACGGCTGTGAAAATTATTGGTATTCTAGGAGAATCGGTAACTTTCCATCTGAAGACGTCAGAACTATCTGCCCCAATTTCCTGGTTTCGACTGAGGGGCACCGAGACCACTCATATTGCTACAGTGGAAGACACTCAGCCCTGTGAAGTCAGGGTTTTCTTCCCAAAAATGAAGGGGCGACTGGATGTCTCtggagactgcagggatttaCAAATCACGGATCTGCATCCAGATGACTCTGGACAATACACAGCTCAAATGGGGGAATATTTAGAGAAATTCATGCTGGAGGTTTATA AAGCGTTTGAAGAAGAACAGAATGTTGGGAAAATTATTGGTATTCTAGGAGAATCGGTAACTTTCCATCTGAAGACGTCAGAACGATCTGACCCAATTACCTGGCTTCGACTGAGGGGCACCATAAGCATTCATATTGCTACAATGCAAGCCAGTCCACCCTGTGGCACCCAAGTTGTCTTCCCAAAACTGGAGGGGCGACTGGATGTCTCtggagactgcagggatttaCAAATCACGGATCTGCATCCAGATGACTATGGAGAATACACAGCTCAAATTGGGGAATATTCAGAGAACTTCATGCTGGAGGTTTATA AAAATCTGTTGGAGAGCGACCTGAAAGTTCGGTGTGAAAACTATACCTGCAGGGATGGGAATTGCACAGCACAGCTGAACTGCTCTGCAGGGGAGTGGGAGGATGGAGTGAATTACACCTGGACCTCAACAAGCAAGGGTGGAAAGATCTCCTCTCCAGTTGTCCAGAGCCCTTTTCAAGATGGTGACATGAACTACACCTGCACAGCAGAGAATCCTGTCAGCAAAGCCTCCAAGACTGTCTCTGTCAAGCAGACCTGTGAAG GTGCCCCTGTGGACTCCACGAGTACGCAGCCTTCATATGTGCTTATGGGTGTTACCACTGCAGCACTGATTGCTGTGAAAGTGCTTGTCAATGTGTTTGTTGTTTATATGAAGTTTTTTTCTGCCAACAAACAAAAAGGGACCCGGGGAAGATGTGGGGAGAGTGGGGCATCTGGTAGGAGCAGAAGGTGA